The region tttatgttgtaatgttattttaattttaatgaagtgtgtttgttttaattgaattggattggaaataaaaataaaaaatgaaattgaatgaatagtaatttaaggaacggttaaggaacggataagaaacggagggttgcaggttccgttccttagttaaggaatgaagtaaaaaagtacagtggggctcTCAAATAATGGTTTAAGGAACGagataggaacggtataggaacagcgttgtggatggcctaatagaTTGATTATTGCCGTTATGATTAGAATTagagtaaaataattaaattcggCCACCCTGTCTGGGAAATGACTTGTTACCTGTCCAAACCAAATCAACTAACTGTAGGCCACCTCATCATTCACCACTTGTTTTATTGTCATCCTGCCCCCTCaacttcatatttatttatttctgccCCTTTTATTTTGAAAGTATCTATATAACTAAATTTTGTATTCTATAATTGTTATGGAAAAAAATCTGAGAAATCGCTTTAAAAATGATACAAATGATCAACGCGCATTtgagaaattaagaaattagtAATTCATAAATATTATAGGTCTACTTTTCTTATTGAATTGAATGACTAAAAATATATGGAATTCAATTTTAACCGTTTTCATAAATTCATGAATGTTGTAGCaattaattttaatgttttacAGCAGTCACTAATCATGTCTCATGCgacattttaatttaaaattctgaAGGAACCTTCCTTTAttgtatttcttttactttatttattcatttgttCAATATATTTACTCTTAAACTATATAGATATAATCTATAGATTGACGTggagattttttttatctcttactTAAAAAGTGAATCTCTTaaacataaataattttttgggaGACATTGCATCGCATGCATGATACTATATATGTAATCGAGATTTTCAAACTTCACTCAAACCATAATCACATTTTACGTACATCGaattaatattagtattttaagtAGTACTATTGCTTTCGAGAATGTTacatttttcatatttaaattaaaagcaTAACACAATTTTATAATGATCAAAATAGCATTTATTCttggtttttaaattttttactcatATTGTTCACGTCTAAATATTTAGTGCTTTTACTCAGAGTTTACCAATTTCAAATAATAGTTCAATTAGAAATACAAGCTTCCACAAAgataaatatacataaatacGAGGTTACGTATGCAATTTGTCAAAACAAATTTTCCCAAACAGAAAAATCTCATCCTTTTGCACACTACTGCGTGTTTTTCTCTCCAGACTTCTCCCCTGCCGAGCAGGAATTCAGGCTGACAAAAAGAAGAAATGGGGATTCCGGCGAGAAGAAGCGGGGCAGGAGGCATCGGAGTTGTGGCAGTGGGAGCGGATACACTGAGTGACAGAGCAGCACAGATGAGGGAGGCTCTGCTGAAGAGCCAGTCCATCACAGATAATATGGTCTCTATTTTGGGATCTTTTGACCATCGCCTTTCCGCTCTCGAAACCGCCATGCGTCCAACTCAAGTATTCTTCTCATCTTTTGCACAATTAATGATTGCCAAAGTGTTCCATTCGTGATTCGGCCAGTTAATTTCTGAGTGGAAGTTTTGAATTTTAATCCTTCTAATTGGTTGGGAATGATGAGTGCGCAATGAACTAGAAAGAAGATCCAATTCTcgttttaaaaatgatttaaacTGATCAACTAATACGAGATCTTTAGCAAATTGTATCGTCTATTTGAAGTTAAATATTCGAAATCTGAACATAATTACATTTGACAGTTAAAGGTTTTCATGCTTATTTAAACAGTAGGACCTTAACAGCTTAAGTTAGTAAATCTATGCTTGCAGGGTTTAGGAATGTCAATGTGCTCAGTTTTCTTTGTAGGCTAAGATTAGTTTTTTTCTATTAATGCTTGTCGTAGTTGTTTTGAGCCAAGAATTTTAAGGAAACTGTAGAATCTTCACCTTAATGATCTTAAACTTGGTTTCTGGTTATTCAGTGTTATCTTGTCTTCTCTTGCATTAGATATTGAATGTTTCTACTAGCCGATTGGAAAGTAAATACATTACTATGTCATCTTCATTTCcagcatttttttaattactgaCATGGAACCCTAACTCATTTGAAAATGAGTTCAAATTAGGAGTCAGAACTTGTAAATGTTATAATTGCCATTTATTTGTAATAAGAAAGAACAATTGAGTGCAAAGGATTAAATTTGCAGCGCTGCTTAAATGACTAAATTTTAACCTAAACTTGAAGAATATTATTGAGTGGGAACATCATGCAAATTTTAGTATATATCGTtgcattttgatttattttcgaAATTTACGAGAAAATAGATTTACTTGAATTTAGTGAACCTCTGCTATTTTGTGGATGACTTGGCAATATAAATATGAGGATTTCTCGGTGCATGTGTCACAAATCTTCCTGAAATTTTGATACAGCATGTTATTTCAATGATGTTTCCACATATCTTCCAGATCACATTTTGCTTTGTCTCAACATAAATAATAGTGCAACAGGATAATAGTTATAATGTTCACTTATGTATGTTGTTGGCTCTTTTATTGTTTGCAATAGTTAAACAAAACTTATTTTGGGAAACACTTTTTTCCCCTACAAATATTTGGAATGTGTAAATGATATGtatgttataaatttatgttATTTACTAATTTCTTTCACTACCTTTTCTGTAGCTTAGAACACATGCTATTCGGAGAGCTCATGAGAATATTGATAAAACCTTGAAGGCCGCTGAGGTCATCTTGTCACAGTTTGATCTTTCTCGCCAGGTAAGACTCTGTATTTGAGGAGACATATTCATCATCTCCGGAATAGCCTTTATATGCTTTCACAACTAACGATACCATAATAATTTATTACCGAGTTcgatattattaaattttaaggATACAAGGATAAAGTTCATTAGTTTCTTACACTTGCTATTATTTTGATATAATCTCTCTTTGATGTTAatcattattgttattattacataTCACTTGCTGAATTGAGGTAAGAGGTGGAGCAGCAAAACAAGTTGATATCATATGGAATGGATATGGAAGTCTGATGGTTGAAAATATGTTACCTTAGTATCTGTACGAATATTAGAAGAAAATAGTTTGAAAAATTAATGGTCATACTTATCCTTTGATTTCCTGACTGACTAATGGTGAACATTATAGAACGTATTCTTATGCTAAATTAACAGAAAAGGATTGCGTGCTCGATATTGAAGTGTGAGGAGCATGTGGTTTTTATAGCAATATTGTTTTGACTAAGCAGCATCTGATAAAAACCTACACAAAATCAGTTATCAGGAGTATTTTTTTGAAAGAAAGTTATCCAGATTTTGTTTCACCAATGTCTTTAGAAGATCACCTTGTAGAGCTTGGTGCTTTGAAAATCCATCAGTATACCCTTTTAAACTTTGGATATATCTTTTTTCTGCTATGTTCAACCTCAGTTATTATTTGCGGACACCGATTTTTATGCTTCGGTTAAGTTATTTTTTCTGTGTGTCTGTCTACAGGCTGAGGCTAAAATATTGAAGGGTCCACATGAGGACCTAGAGAGTTATCTTCAAGCAATAGAGCAGTTAAGGAACAACGTCCAGTTTTTCAGCAACAACAGAAGTTTTAAGAGTAGTGATGGAGTCCTCAACCACACAAATAATTTACTTGCCAAGGCTATATCAAAGCTAGAAGAGGAGTTCAAACAACTATTATTGTCTTACAAGTTAGTTCTTCCCTTTATGTCTCTAAACACTTTGTATCAATGTTTTTAATGTTCTTTTTTTTTGCCTGATCCATACTTTGAGTCCCACTAAAACCACAGAATCACAGAAATATTATTGTGGTAATTGCATATGACTTAGTGTGTACCAAATCTATGGGAAATGAAATGGTCTATATGTAATTCTTGCTTGATTGTAATAAACATAAGACTAAGTTTAGTCCGCATTAATTAGAATCTATAATAGAATTGATGTCATCAGGTCCACAAATCTGTAGCAaatctaaattaattatatagtactacCCAACATAGATATCTTAAAGAGAAATGGACTGGTATGATATAATCCCAAAGTAGACAAATAGGTTGATCATCTGGAAGAATTATATCACAAACCAATAAACGTCAGTTTCTTGCCAGCCTTTTATGTATGATCCTTATTAAAGCATGCTTTTCTGCACTAATTCATTTTCACgattgaaagtatatatttcaCTGATTGCTCATTAGGTGGACCCCATCATTAGCTTGTCCTCCagtttcattattttttgttttggtgCCCATTTGTGAGCACTAGTTATATTTTACAcaaatataggagtattttacTGTTCATTTGCATGTTATATTTGTGTGTTCTATCtaagaaattttaaattttttccaGCAAACCTGTTGAACCTGAAAGACTTTTTGAGTGCCTTCCCAATTCTATGCGACCATCAGAATCACCTGGACATTCTACTGGAAAGATTCCATCATCAAATAGCCACCACGATAATCAAAATAATACATCCGAAAATTCCGCATACACTACTCCAGCTTTAATTCCACCTCGGATTTTACCTCTGTTGCATGATTTAGCATTGCAGATGGTACAAGCTGGGAATCAACAGCAGTTACAAAAGACATATAGGTAAATGTCTCATTTTCTGCCTTGTAGCTAGGGTTGGTGGTAATTGTGTTTTTtgtcttttctttttaagttttcATTGAGATAATTTTTCCAGTAAACTGAACTTCAGAGATATTAATTGTATTATGGGTCCCACACATTTGATATTAGGATAGTATACAACTTTATATTGGTATTAGGCAGTAAGTTTTGCCATCAGCTCAGTCTGCTAACTTTTTTGGATAGCGAAAACAGATTTACATACATTCATAGAATATCAACTTAGATTTATCTGTATCTATGACATGTTTCCCCCCATATAATAAATTTGCATTATATTATGTAGGGATATCCGTTCTGTTGTTTTAGAAGAAAGCCTGCGCAAATTGGGAGTGGAAAAGCTCAGCAAAGATGATGTGCAAAAGATGCAATGGGAAATTTTAGAAGCTAAGATTGGGAATTGGATACATTATATGCGAATAGCTGTAAGCCATTTTGTTAATGATGCTTTTTTCTAGTGAATAATGCTCATGTGCATATCATTGGTTCTAACTGAAACAACTAATACAATCATCCTCATACAGGTTAAGTTGCTGTTTGCTGGAGAGCGTAAAGTTTGCGATCAAATTTTTGAGGGATTTGATCCTCTCGTGGATCAGTGCTTTGCTGAAGTTACTGCCGGGAGTGTTGCTGTACTACTTAGCTTTGGAGATGCAATTGCCAAAAGCAAGCGATCTCCTGAAAAGTTATTTGTTCTCTTAGATATGTACGAAATTATGAGAGAGCTTCACTCAGAGGTAAGGATAAATTTCAATAGAATAACAACTATAAAACATCTATGTCTTGATTTTGCAAATGATGAATCGTTTTGGCAGATTGAAGCACTTTTTAGAGGCAAAGCTTGCACTGAAATTAGGGACTCTGCCTTAGGATTGACAAAAAGGCTTGCTCAAACAGCACAAGAGACCTTTGGCGACTTTGAAGAAGCAGTGGAAAAGGACGCTACTAAAACTGCTGTTGCTGATGGGACTGTCCACCCTCTGACAAGCTACGTCATAAACTATGTGAAGTTCTTGTTTGAGTAAGTCATTCCGAAGTATGCCTATTGTATTATTAAGACTACAGTTTTTTTGGCTTTTAAATAGATAATGGGCACCTGATGATTTTGAGTGTACTTATTTTTACCATGTTCAGCTACCAATCAACACTGAAGCAACTTTTCCAAGAATTTGAAAATAAAGATGACTCAAATTCTCAGCTTGCTGCTGTCACAATGCGAATCATGCAGGCTCTCCAAACCAATTTGGATGGGAAATCCAAGCAATATAGAGACACCTCTCTGACTCATTTGTTTCTGATGAACAACATCCATTATATGGTCAGATCTGTACGCAGGTTTGTAAATATGAGACTTGTATTTAGATATAACCCTGCTATTAGCTCGTGCTTGTGTTGGTAAAATTGTTCCTTGTTTCTGGTTACTGTAGGTCTGAAGCCAAAGATTTGTTAGGGGATGATTGGGTTCAGAGACATAGGAGAGTTGTGCAACAACATGCAAACCAATATAAGCGGATTGCATGGGCAAAGGTTAtgctctttctttttctttctccccCATGTGAGAGACAAGTTATCTAAGACTCTTTAGGTGAAATTGCTCAAATTTTTTTTGCATATCTAAGTATAATATCTGCTGGGATGTGTTGCTAAAAGTTTACTTGTCTTTATCACGACAAGTCGACAAGTAGCcatagtagtactccctccttcccaaaGAAATAGGCCATTTGAggatgacacgggttttaatgcgtaattggtaaagcaagagagaaggagaaacagtagttaaaatagtgtaGTGGATGGTGGGGCCATAAATGATAAACTATAGAGAAGGGGAAAAGGTTTCCATAAAtagatatggactatttctgtgggacagacgaaaaagaaaattcagCCTATTTCTatggagacggagggagtattaaatacttGATGAACAATGATCCAtttaaaattcacaaaattttCCACAGAATCGTCCATCTGAAATTACAACTTAATGTGTTCCACAGATTCTGCAGTGTCTCTCTGTTCAAGGCCTGACATCATCAGGAGGTGGTAGTTCGGTTGGTGCCGATGGAGGAAATAGTAGTGGAGTCTCTAGAGCAATTGTCAAGGACAGGtgcttttattttgaaatgcgTTGTTATAGTTGACTGGTTTGACTAATCACTGTTGTGCATCCCTAGATTAAAGACATTCAACGTGCAATTTGAAGAGCTTCATCAAAGACAATCTCAATGGACAGTTCCAGATACTGAGCTTCGAGAATCTTTGAGGCTTGCTGTTGCTGAAGTGTTGCTTCCTGCTTACCGATCTTTCATTAAACGGTTTGGGTGGGTGCTTGGCTTTCTTTCAGTAAAATTGCAATGTGATTTTTTTCTCTAATCAATCTATAATTTCCTCAGCATCAAAACTAGAGTTAATATCAAAATTACATTTCCTCTTGTGTTACTTAGATGCCCTTTTGATATTGAACAGGCCTTTGGTTGAGAATGGTAAGAATCCCCAGAAATACATCAGATACACACCTGAGGATCTTGAACACATGCTGGGTGAATTTTTCGAGGGCAAAACCTTGAACGAGCCTAAGCGTTAGATCATATGTGAGCTCTACTCTTCCACAATGGGCTTTATTGAGGCCTCCTTCAGATGTGGTGTATTGTTGCTGATGTAGGATATCAATTTGGTACGTCGAGCATTTGTTTTGTAAAGTGtcaataatatgtattattgtACATCATTATTAACCAGAATTGGCAAATATTTTGTGTTGTAATCTTGTATAGCCAAGTAATTTGATAGATCATTTGTTCTTTGGTGGATAATTTTCTTGTAAGGTGTGTGCATACCTTTTCGAATGTATTTTCCTATTTCTTAATTGTCTTAACTACTTAGTTTGGAAAAGATCTAATTTAACTAAGCACACACATCTCTCCTCTTGTATATTATGCTCAGCTACAATTGTTGATACATACATAATAATATTCTGCAATCAAAAGTATTGTGTATCTTGCTCAGTTTCACTTCTAGAAACAGTGTAAAATTGCTGTTTCTTTTTAGTTTTCCATCTGCAAGAGATGAATTAGTTCCTTATaatttgtgttgtgtgtatatGATATGGGGTGCACATGCACATCACATCCTCTCCTGCTGGACAAGCTAGAATGACCAAACAATCATTGGGAACAGTATCATCAAACCATATCCTAATTCCCATAAaacaaaagggaaaaaaaagggggaaaacaacCTTTTATTGTGTTTGAAATGCTCTTTTTTGACCAGCGAGTCATGAGCCCTACCTTGATcaggattatatatatatatatatagggatgtattcatttccttttcctatatttcctcctttttccttcttaatatcggCCATTAGATttgagaaatggacggtcaagatcaacattgggtaattaatcccgtgttgcattatttgtcctattttgtgcattatgagggtacaatagtaatctaataatggctggaaaccgctacgaataatgcaccacatggtcacgagtaatgcatataattgcctatataatgcacaatatgtgaactgcaatgcatacgaacaagatgtgttgtgttatgatgtttgacacacgtttcttgtttcccctaagggtttaataagcttaggggctagggtatagtacgtagacacgtatgtaatcttcacatggtaacgagtaatggatataattgactatataatgcacaatttgtgaactgcaatgcatacgaacaagatgtgctgtgttatgatgtttgacacatgtttcttgtttctcctaagggtttaataagcttaggggctagggtatagtacgtacgcattaataacaaattataaaacgatacgaataattcaccaaattgtcacgagtaatggatgttattaactatataatgcacaatatgtgaactgcaatgcatacgaataagatgtaccatgttatgatgtttgacacacgtttcttagtaatgtctacgtactataccctagcccctaagcttattaaacccttaggggaaacaagaaaggtgtgtcaaacatcataacatggtacatcttattcgtatgcattgcagttcacatattgtgcattatatagttaataacatccattactcgtgacaatttggtgaattattcgtatcgttttataatttgttattaatgcgtacgtactataccctagcccctaagcttattaaacccttaggggaaacaagaaacgtgtgtcaaacatcataacacagcacatcttgttcgtatgcattgcagttcacaaattgtgcattatatagtcaattatatccattactcgttaccatgtgaaaattacatacgtgtctacgtactataccctagcccctaagcttattaaacccttaggggaaacaagaaacgtgtgtccaaatatcataacatggtacatcttattcgtatgcattgcagttcacatattgtgcattatatagtcaattatatgcattactcgtgaccatgtggtgcattattcgcagataccaaaatgtggcagttacttttctgtcaaatgtcaataataaccctgtaatgcatacaaccaccttctataatgcaacacggaaccagttttatagaatcaatctgatccgttgatgccttagatctaacgcgtaatattaagaaggaaaaatgatctaagatgtgaaaaggagaataacgctcccatatatatatatatatatatatatatatatatatatatatatatatatatatatatatatatacatatatatatatagagggtagtgttaatctccttttctccccttagatttaagttccttcttcaTTTGGAGCGTTAGATTAGATGGATGGACGATCCGGATTAGAAGCATAGTTAGGATTCCGTCGGTGCATTATTTGGTGCATTTCGTGCATCATAGGGGTTAATTAGTAAATGTATATTCTCAATACCTCCCAAAAACAGCATGTGCGAGATTTTAGCAGAGTATACCCACGACCTTTCATTTACTCTACACATTTGTCACTCCAAACGTATCTACTCTCAATCTCTCTACCCGCTTCGTCTCCCCAATCTCTATCCCAtttcaaaaccctagccgcctatTCAAGGTACCGGCCATCTCAACGGACCTTCGAAGGTCGTCAGATTCCCGGTTCAACAACCCTCCCATTTTGTACAAGCATTTTCTGCGGTCGACGAGGAGGTACGGCTTGTCGAAGATTAATTTCTGGGTTTCAGCAAACGTTTCTCCCCGATTTTCGACCCTACCTCACCACACAAACGACGATTCACCCATTTTTGCC is a window of Salvia splendens isolate huo1 chromosome 3, SspV2, whole genome shotgun sequence DNA encoding:
- the LOC121795319 gene encoding exocyst complex component EXO70A1-like, with the protein product MGIPARRSGAGGIGVVAVGADTLSDRAAQMREALLKSQSITDNMVSILGSFDHRLSALETAMRPTQLRTHAIRRAHENIDKTLKAAEVILSQFDLSRQAEAKILKGPHEDLESYLQAIEQLRNNVQFFSNNRSFKSSDGVLNHTNNLLAKAISKLEEEFKQLLLSYNKPVEPERLFECLPNSMRPSESPGHSTGKIPSSNSHHDNQNNTSENSAYTTPALIPPRILPLLHDLALQMVQAGNQQQLQKTYRDIRSVVLEESLRKLGVEKLSKDDVQKMQWEILEAKIGNWIHYMRIAVKLLFAGERKVCDQIFEGFDPLVDQCFAEVTAGSVAVLLSFGDAIAKSKRSPEKLFVLLDMYEIMRELHSEIEALFRGKACTEIRDSALGLTKRLAQTAQETFGDFEEAVEKDATKTAVADGTVHPLTSYVINYVKFLFDYQSTLKQLFQEFENKDDSNSQLAAVTMRIMQALQTNLDGKSKQYRDTSLTHLFLMNNIHYMVRSVRRSEAKDLLGDDWVQRHRRVVQQHANQYKRIAWAKILQCLSVQGLTSSGGGSSVGADGGNSSGVSRAIVKDRLKTFNVQFEELHQRQSQWTVPDTELRESLRLAVAEVLLPAYRSFIKRFGPLVENGKNPQKYIRYTPEDLEHMLGEFFEGKTLNEPKR